Proteins co-encoded in one Streptomyces diastaticus subsp. diastaticus genomic window:
- a CDS encoding mycothiol-dependent nitroreductase Rv2466c family protein, with translation MTDQQQDSEVTADFWFDPLCPWAWMTSRWMLEVEKLRPVRVRWNVMSLAVLNEDRLDELSESYRELLKHAWGPVRVVIAAQQLHGAEVAGPLYTALGTRYHNQGLPKDRATLVAALEEAGLPAGLADHADKDTYDAELRASHAAGISKVGQEVGTPVIAVPGADGQEVAFFGPVVTPAPRGDQAAALWDGTLLVASVPGFYELKRTRTAEPSFG, from the coding sequence ATGACCGATCAGCAGCAGGACTCCGAGGTCACCGCCGACTTCTGGTTCGACCCGCTGTGCCCCTGGGCCTGGATGACCTCCCGCTGGATGCTGGAGGTGGAGAAGCTCCGCCCGGTCCGCGTCCGGTGGAACGTCATGAGCCTCGCCGTCCTCAACGAGGACCGGCTCGACGAACTCAGCGAGAGCTACCGCGAACTGCTGAAGCACGCCTGGGGCCCGGTGCGCGTGGTCATCGCCGCCCAGCAGCTGCACGGCGCCGAGGTCGCGGGGCCGCTCTACACCGCGCTCGGCACCCGCTACCACAACCAGGGCCTGCCCAAGGACCGCGCCACCCTGGTGGCCGCCCTCGAGGAGGCCGGCCTCCCCGCCGGCCTCGCCGACCACGCCGACAAGGACACCTACGACGCCGAGCTGCGCGCCTCGCACGCGGCCGGTATCAGCAAGGTCGGCCAGGAGGTCGGCACGCCCGTCATCGCGGTCCCCGGCGCCGACGGCCAGGAGGTCGCCTTCTTCGGCCCCGTCGTCACCCCCGCACCCAGGGGCGACCAGGCGGCCGCCCTCTGGGACGGCACCCTGCTGGTCGCCTCGGTCCCCGGTTTCTACGAGCTGAAGCGCACCCGCACCGCCGAGCCGAGCTTCGGCTGA
- a CDS encoding superoxide dismutase — MSVYTLPELPYDYAALEPVISPAIIELHHDKHHAAYVKGANDTLEQLAEARDKDRWGAVTGLEKSLAFNLSGHILHSIYWHNMTGDGGGEPLAADGVGDLADAIRESFGSFAGFKAQLTKAAATTQGSGWGVLAYEPLSGRLIVEQIYDHQGNVGQGSTPVLVFDAWEHAFYLQYKNQKVDFIEAMWRVVNWQDVARRYAAAKARENVLLAP; from the coding sequence TTGTCCGTCTACACGCTTCCTGAACTCCCTTACGACTACGCGGCGCTCGAACCCGTCATCAGCCCCGCGATCATCGAGCTGCACCACGACAAGCACCACGCGGCCTACGTCAAGGGCGCCAACGACACGCTGGAGCAGCTCGCGGAGGCCCGGGACAAGGACCGGTGGGGGGCGGTGACCGGACTGGAGAAGAGCCTCGCCTTCAACCTCTCCGGCCACATCCTGCACTCGATCTACTGGCACAACATGACGGGCGACGGCGGCGGCGAACCGCTGGCCGCGGACGGTGTGGGCGACCTCGCCGACGCGATCCGGGAGTCCTTCGGCTCCTTCGCCGGGTTCAAGGCGCAGCTGACCAAGGCGGCCGCGACCACCCAGGGCTCCGGCTGGGGCGTACTCGCCTACGAGCCGCTCTCCGGGCGCCTGATCGTCGAGCAGATCTACGACCACCAGGGGAACGTGGGGCAGGGCTCCACGCCGGTCCTGGTCTTCGACGCCTGGGAGCACGCCTTCTATCTCCAGTACAAGAACCAGAAGGTGGACTTCATCGAGGCGATGTGGCGCGTCGTCAACTGGCAGGACGTCGCCCGGCGCTACGCCGCGGCCAAGGCGCGGGAGAACGTGCTGCTGGCTCCCTGA
- a CDS encoding amino acid permease produces MTRTTLTPGDTSDADRRPDGVQASDTGSALSNGLKQRHLSMIALGGVIGAGLFVGSGAGIAAAGPSIVVAYAASGLLVMLVMRMLGEMSAANPASGSFSVHAERAIGPWAGFTSGWAFWFLLCVAVGLEGIGAAEIMTGWLPGTPEWAWVALFMVVFCGTNLAAVKNFGEFEFWFATLKVVAIIAFLVIGVLAILGLLPGSEAPGTANLTGEGGFLPNGTEGLIIGLLASVFAYGGLETVTIAAAESEQPVRGVAKAVRTAMWRIGVFYVGSMAVIVTLVPWDDPAVAAKGPYVATLDHLGIPGSGQIMNVVVLIALLSAMNANVYGASRMACSLVARGQGPRKLGQVYGGVPRIAVLASSFFGFVCVLLSYWRPDDVFAWLLNMIGAAILVVWFFVAASQLVLRRRTEREAPERLVVRMWLFPGLTWVALAAMVGVFILMATEPDTRVQLLSTGGLTLALALAGYLLQRSRATATAKIRED; encoded by the coding sequence ATGACTCGGACAACCCTCACTCCCGGGGACACGTCGGACGCCGATCGGCGCCCCGACGGCGTCCAGGCGTCCGACACCGGTTCCGCCCTGTCGAACGGGCTGAAGCAGCGCCACCTGTCGATGATCGCCCTCGGCGGCGTGATCGGCGCCGGCCTCTTCGTCGGCTCGGGCGCGGGCATCGCCGCCGCCGGGCCGTCGATCGTCGTCGCCTACGCCGCCTCCGGCCTGCTGGTGATGCTGGTGATGCGGATGCTCGGGGAGATGTCGGCCGCCAACCCGGCCTCCGGCTCGTTCTCCGTCCACGCCGAGCGGGCGATCGGCCCGTGGGCCGGGTTCACCTCGGGCTGGGCCTTCTGGTTCCTGCTCTGCGTGGCGGTGGGCCTGGAGGGGATCGGCGCGGCGGAGATCATGACGGGCTGGCTGCCGGGTACCCCGGAGTGGGCCTGGGTGGCACTGTTCATGGTGGTCTTCTGCGGCACCAACCTGGCGGCGGTGAAGAACTTCGGCGAGTTCGAGTTCTGGTTCGCCACGCTGAAGGTGGTGGCGATCATCGCCTTCCTGGTCATCGGCGTACTGGCGATCCTCGGCCTCCTGCCGGGCAGCGAGGCGCCCGGCACCGCCAACCTGACCGGCGAGGGCGGCTTCCTGCCCAACGGCACCGAGGGCCTGATCATCGGCCTGCTCGCCTCGGTCTTCGCCTACGGCGGGCTGGAGACGGTCACCATCGCGGCCGCCGAGTCGGAGCAGCCGGTGCGGGGCGTCGCGAAGGCCGTGCGGACGGCCATGTGGCGCATCGGTGTCTTCTACGTCGGCTCGATGGCCGTGATCGTCACCCTGGTTCCGTGGGACGACCCGGCGGTCGCCGCGAAGGGCCCGTACGTGGCGACCCTGGACCACCTGGGCATCCCGGGCTCGGGCCAGATCATGAACGTGGTGGTGCTGATCGCCCTGCTCTCCGCGATGAACGCCAACGTCTACGGCGCCTCCCGGATGGCCTGTTCGCTGGTGGCCCGCGGCCAGGGCCCGAGGAAACTCGGCCAGGTGTACGGCGGGGTGCCGCGGATCGCGGTCCTGGCCTCCTCGTTCTTCGGCTTCGTCTGCGTGCTGCTCAGCTATTGGCGACCGGACGACGTCTTCGCGTGGCTGCTCAACATGATCGGCGCGGCCATCCTGGTCGTCTGGTTCTTCGTCGCCGCCTCGCAACTGGTGCTGCGCCGCCGCACCGAGCGGGAGGCCCCGGAGCGGCTGGTGGTGCGGATGTGGCTGTTCCCCGGGCTGACCTGGGTGGCGCTCGCCGCGATGGTGGGGGTCTTCATCCTGATGGCGACGGAACCGGACACCCGCGTCCAGCTGCTGTCGACCGGCGGGCTGACGCTCGCCCTCGCCCTCGCCGGGTACCTCCTCCAGCGCAGCCGCGCGACCGCGACCGCGAAGATCCGCGAGGACTGA
- a CDS encoding amino acid permease, with product MHDSPADPADPGATSATTARDPFDAAEPLGHGLKQRHLTMLGLGGVIGAGLFVGSGAGIAVAGPGIVVSYLIAGALAMLVMRMLGEMSAAMPASGSFSVHAERALGRWAGFSAGWLYWFLLVVVLAVEATGAAQIAHGWAPSVPQWAWVLAFMLVFTGANLAAVKHFGEFEFWFAALKVGAIVLFLVLGVLAITGWLPDTEPVGLTHLSGDGGFLPHGWSGVVSGVLAVVFAFGGLEVVTIAAAESDDPARSVARAVRSAVYRILFFYVGSMLVIVTLLPWTAMRPGLSPYVAVLDGIGIPSAGQIMNIVVFVALLSALNANLYGSSRMVFSLAERGEAPRALLKVAPGGVPRRAVLASVAFGFVSVLLNLRWPDSVFLYMLNAVGAVLIFVWALIAVSQLRLRRLIEREAPERLVLRMWAYPWLTWAALVAMAAVFALMLSDGTARPQLLWSSGATALVLLVAGVREWRLRRRADAAAGRGARPPGAG from the coding sequence ATGCACGACTCCCCCGCAGACCCCGCCGATCCCGGGGCCACCAGCGCCACCACGGCCCGGGATCCCTTCGACGCCGCCGAGCCGCTCGGCCACGGACTGAAGCAGCGTCACCTGACGATGCTGGGGCTGGGCGGAGTGATCGGGGCGGGCCTGTTCGTCGGCTCCGGCGCGGGCATCGCCGTGGCGGGGCCGGGGATCGTGGTCTCGTACCTGATCGCGGGGGCACTGGCGATGCTGGTGATGCGGATGCTCGGGGAGATGTCGGCGGCGATGCCGGCCTCGGGGTCGTTCTCGGTGCACGCCGAGCGGGCACTGGGTCGGTGGGCCGGGTTCAGCGCGGGGTGGCTGTACTGGTTCCTGCTGGTGGTGGTGCTGGCGGTGGAGGCGACGGGGGCGGCGCAGATCGCCCACGGCTGGGCGCCCTCGGTGCCGCAGTGGGCGTGGGTGCTCGCCTTCATGCTGGTCTTCACGGGGGCCAACCTGGCGGCGGTGAAGCACTTCGGTGAGTTCGAGTTCTGGTTCGCGGCCCTGAAGGTGGGTGCGATCGTGCTCTTCCTGGTGCTGGGCGTGCTGGCGATCACCGGGTGGCTGCCCGACACGGAGCCGGTGGGGCTCACCCACCTCTCGGGCGACGGCGGTTTCCTGCCCCATGGCTGGTCGGGGGTGGTCTCCGGGGTGCTGGCCGTGGTCTTCGCCTTCGGCGGCCTGGAGGTCGTGACGATCGCGGCGGCCGAGTCGGACGACCCGGCCCGTTCGGTGGCGCGCGCGGTGCGCAGCGCCGTCTACCGCATCCTCTTCTTCTACGTCGGCTCGATGCTGGTCATCGTGACGCTGCTGCCGTGGACGGCGATGCGGCCGGGGCTGAGCCCGTACGTGGCGGTGCTGGACGGGATCGGCATCCCCTCGGCGGGCCAGATCATGAACATCGTGGTCTTCGTGGCGCTGCTGTCGGCGCTCAACGCCAACCTGTACGGCTCCTCGCGGATGGTCTTCTCCCTGGCGGAGCGCGGTGAGGCGCCGCGCGCGCTGCTGAAGGTGGCGCCGGGCGGGGTGCCGCGACGGGCGGTGCTGGCGTCGGTGGCGTTCGGCTTCGTCTCGGTGCTGCTCAATCTGAGGTGGCCGGACTCGGTCTTCCTGTACATGCTCAACGCGGTGGGCGCCGTCCTGATCTTCGTGTGGGCGCTGATCGCGGTGTCGCAGTTGCGGCTGCGGCGGCTGATCGAACGGGAGGCCCCGGAGCGGCTCGTACTGCGGATGTGGGCGTACCCGTGGCTGACCTGGGCGGCCCTGGTGGCGATGGCGGCGGTGTTCGCGCTGATGCTGTCCGACGGCACGGCCCGGCCTCAACTGCTCTGGTCCTCGGGGGCGACGGCGCTGGTGCTGCTGGTCGCCGGGGTGCGGGAGTGGCGGCTGCGGCGCCGCGCGGACGCGGCCGCCGGACGAGGCGCACGGCCGCCCGGGGCAGGCTGA
- a CDS encoding biotin transporter BioY: protein MSTAAASTRPGQVLADLLPASTVPRARLRDAALVTGGAVLTGLAAQVVLPVPGSPVPVTGQTFAALLVGTALGAGRGFASLALYALVGMAGVPWFAEGASGVSAPSFGYVLGMLLAATVVGALARRGADRSVPRTAGLMVLGSAVIYAVGVPYLALSTGMSLTSAVAAGLVPFLIGDALKAALAMGALPAAWRLSRD from the coding sequence ATGAGCACTGCCGCCGCCTCCACCCGCCCGGGCCAGGTCCTCGCCGACCTGCTGCCCGCCTCCACCGTTCCGCGGGCCCGGCTGCGTGACGCCGCCCTCGTCACCGGCGGTGCCGTTCTCACCGGGCTGGCGGCGCAGGTCGTCCTGCCCGTGCCCGGCTCGCCCGTTCCCGTCACCGGGCAGACCTTCGCCGCCCTGCTGGTCGGCACCGCGCTCGGCGCCGGGCGCGGCTTCGCCTCCCTCGCCCTGTACGCGCTGGTCGGCATGGCCGGGGTGCCGTGGTTCGCCGAGGGGGCCTCGGGCGTGTCGGCGCCGTCCTTCGGGTACGTCCTCGGGATGCTCCTCGCGGCCACCGTCGTCGGCGCCCTCGCCCGGCGCGGGGCCGACCGCTCGGTGCCGCGCACGGCCGGGCTGATGGTGCTGGGCTCCGCCGTCATCTACGCCGTCGGCGTCCCGTACCTCGCCCTCTCCACCGGCATGTCCCTCACCTCCGCGGTGGCGGCCGGCCTGGTCCCCTTCCTCATCGGCGACGCCCTCAAGGCGGCCCTCGCCATGGGTGCCCTCCCCGCGGCCTGGCGCCTCAGCCGCGACTGA
- a CDS encoding amino acid permease has product MTSQPPLAKVEDLPDGPAGPTPAGGQGSDGLQAGLKNRHLSMIAIGGVIGAGLFVGSGAGIAAAGPAILVSYALVGLIVVLVMRMLGEMAAARPSSGSFSAYADMALGRWAGFSIGWLYWFFWVVVLAVEATAGAVILNGWVPAVPQWGWALIVMVVLTGTNLASVGSYGEFEFWFAGIKVVAIAAFVLIGVLAVFGVLPGSDNPGTGFANLTAHGGFLPNGAGSILTGVLMVVFSFMGSEIVTLAAGESADPQRAVRKATNSVIWRIAVFYLGSIFVVVALLPWDSASIVDEGSYVAALNSIGIPHAGQIMNVIVLTAVLSCLNSGLYTASRMAFSLGRRGDAPASFARVSARGVPRAAILGSVVFGFAAVWFNYQWPETVFQFLLNSSGAVALFVWLVICFSQLRLRGVISRETPEQLVVRMWLFPYLTWATVAGIVFVIGYMLFDEAGRTQMALSLLVAVLVVAVSLVRHRGAARG; this is encoded by the coding sequence ATGACCTCGCAGCCCCCACTTGCGAAGGTGGAAGACCTCCCCGACGGACCGGCGGGCCCCACCCCGGCCGGCGGACAGGGGAGCGACGGCCTCCAGGCCGGACTCAAGAACCGTCATCTGTCGATGATCGCGATCGGCGGCGTCATCGGCGCCGGCCTCTTCGTCGGCTCCGGCGCGGGCATCGCCGCCGCCGGACCGGCCATCCTCGTCTCGTACGCCCTCGTCGGCCTCATCGTGGTCCTGGTGATGCGGATGCTCGGCGAGATGGCCGCCGCACGCCCCTCCTCGGGCTCCTTCTCCGCCTACGCCGACATGGCGCTCGGCCGCTGGGCCGGGTTCTCCATCGGATGGCTCTACTGGTTCTTCTGGGTCGTGGTGCTCGCAGTGGAGGCGACCGCCGGGGCCGTGATCCTCAACGGGTGGGTTCCGGCCGTGCCCCAGTGGGGATGGGCGCTGATCGTGATGGTGGTCCTCACCGGGACCAACCTCGCCTCCGTCGGCTCCTACGGGGAGTTCGAGTTCTGGTTCGCCGGGATCAAGGTCGTGGCCATCGCCGCCTTCGTCCTCATCGGCGTCCTGGCCGTCTTCGGGGTGCTGCCCGGCTCGGACAACCCGGGCACCGGCTTCGCCAACCTCACCGCGCACGGCGGGTTCCTGCCCAACGGGGCCGGGTCGATCCTCACCGGCGTGCTGATGGTCGTCTTCTCCTTCATGGGGAGCGAGATCGTCACGCTGGCCGCCGGCGAGTCGGCCGACCCGCAGCGGGCGGTGCGCAAGGCGACCAACAGCGTGATCTGGCGGATCGCCGTCTTCTACCTCGGCTCGATCTTCGTCGTCGTCGCGCTGCTGCCCTGGGACTCCGCCTCGATCGTCGACGAGGGGTCGTACGTGGCCGCGCTCAACTCGATCGGCATTCCGCACGCCGGGCAGATCATGAACGTCATCGTGCTCACCGCGGTGCTGTCCTGTCTCAACTCCGGGCTGTACACGGCCTCCCGGATGGCGTTCTCGCTCGGGAGGCGGGGGGACGCGCCCGCCTCCTTCGCCCGGGTCAGCGCGCGCGGGGTGCCGCGGGCGGCGATCCTCGGGTCGGTCGTCTTCGGCTTCGCCGCGGTGTGGTTCAACTACCAGTGGCCCGAGACGGTGTTCCAGTTCCTGCTCAACTCCTCCGGAGCGGTGGCCCTGTTCGTCTGGCTCGTCATCTGCTTCTCGCAGTTGCGGCTGCGGGGGGTCATCTCCCGGGAGACCCCCGAGCAGCTAGTGGTGCGGATGTGGCTCTTCCCGTACCTGACCTGGGCGACCGTCGCCGGGATCGTCTTCGTCATCGGGTACATGCTCTTCGACGAGGCCGGGCGGACCCAGATGGCCTTGTCGTTGCTCGTGGCCGTACTGGTCGTGGCCGTCTCCCTCGTGAGGCACCGGGGGGCGGCGCGGGGGTGA
- a CDS encoding ribose-5-phosphate isomerase, producing MRVYLGSDHAGYELKNHLVDWLKTNGHDPVDCGPHIYDAADDYPPFCLRAAERTAADPDSLGIVIGGSGNGEQIAANKVEGIRCALAWSKETAALGREHNNANVVSVGARMHTQDEATAFVAAFLATPYSGDERHTRRIDMLSAYETTGELPPIPAHHPQQTA from the coding sequence ATGCGCGTGTACCTCGGCTCCGACCATGCCGGCTACGAACTGAAGAACCACCTCGTCGACTGGCTGAAGACGAACGGCCACGACCCGGTGGACTGCGGTCCCCACATCTACGACGCCGCCGACGACTACCCGCCGTTCTGCCTGCGGGCGGCCGAGCGGACCGCGGCCGACCCCGACTCGCTCGGCATCGTCATCGGCGGCTCCGGCAACGGCGAGCAGATCGCCGCCAACAAGGTCGAGGGCATCCGCTGCGCCCTCGCCTGGAGCAAGGAGACGGCCGCCCTCGGCCGCGAGCACAACAACGCCAACGTCGTCTCCGTCGGCGCCCGGATGCACACCCAGGACGAGGCCACCGCCTTCGTCGCCGCCTTCCTGGCGACCCCGTACTCCGGCGACGAGCGCCACACCCGCCGGATCGACATGCTCTCCGCCTACGAGACCACCGGTGAGCTGCCCCCGATCCCGGCCCACCACCCCCAGCAGACCGCCTGA
- a CDS encoding Fpg/Nei family DNA glycosylase, producing MPEGHTLHRLAADHQEWFGGRPVRASSPQGRFAASAALLDGQVLAGAEAHGKHLFLDFADHGWVHIHLGLFGKVARGTGAPPPPTDTIRLRLTADNAWSDLRGPTACTLLTDEGKQAVHDRLGPDPLRAEDGPDAAWRRISRSRTTVAALLMDQKVVAGVGNVYRAEVLFRHGIDPYTPGNRLSRATWEVLWDDLAALMREGVRHDRIDTVRPEHTPEAMGRPPRVDDHGGEVYVYRRDGRPCLVCGERIRTASLAARNLFWCPRCQTDATCREPQKPCGSQGATSEPNAVDA from the coding sequence ATGCCCGAAGGGCACACCCTGCACCGGCTGGCCGCCGACCACCAGGAGTGGTTCGGCGGCCGGCCGGTGCGCGCCTCCAGCCCCCAGGGCCGCTTCGCCGCCTCCGCGGCCCTGCTGGACGGCCAGGTGCTCGCCGGCGCCGAGGCGCACGGCAAACACCTCTTCCTCGACTTCGCCGACCACGGCTGGGTCCACATCCACCTCGGCCTGTTCGGCAAGGTCGCCCGCGGCACCGGCGCCCCGCCGCCGCCCACCGACACCATCCGGCTCCGGCTCACCGCCGACAACGCCTGGTCGGACCTGCGCGGTCCCACCGCCTGCACGCTCCTGACCGACGAGGGCAAGCAGGCCGTCCACGACCGCCTGGGCCCCGACCCGCTGCGTGCCGAGGACGGCCCCGACGCCGCCTGGCGGCGGATATCCCGCTCCCGCACCACCGTGGCCGCCCTGCTCATGGACCAGAAGGTGGTCGCGGGCGTCGGCAACGTCTACCGGGCCGAGGTCCTCTTCCGCCACGGCATCGACCCGTACACCCCCGGCAACCGCCTCTCCCGGGCCACCTGGGAGGTCCTGTGGGACGACCTGGCGGCGCTGATGCGCGAAGGGGTGCGGCACGACCGGATCGACACCGTCCGCCCCGAGCACACCCCCGAGGCGATGGGCCGCCCGCCCCGCGTCGACGACCACGGCGGCGAGGTGTACGTCTACCGCCGCGACGGGCGTCCCTGCCTGGTCTGCGGCGAGCGGATCCGCACCGCCTCCCTCGCCGCCCGCAACCTCTTCTGGTGTCCGCGCTGCCAGACGGACGCGACCTGCCGGGAACCTCAGAAGCCGTGCGGCAGCCAGGGCGCCACGTCGGAGCCGAACGCCGTCGACGCCTGA
- a CDS encoding GNAT family N-acetyltransferase, giving the protein MTSGAEVLRAEDWDQWYGLLELAFGGVPAAPEERELYRRLTEPERSLAVWDEAEVVGTAGAFTFRVSVPGGRPAAAAGVTMVGVAPTHRRRSVLTTMMRRQLDDVRARGEALAVLTASEPEIYGRFGYGLASLRLSAEIDTALVRLTVPAGTEEVTLRRAEPRAALGVCEELYGRQVAGRPGMLARAAPGWEELGVLDPPSGREGASPLQCVLAERDGEVVGYTRYRTRPAWASGVPDGSVVVQDLEAPDPAVYAALLRYLCGIDLMRTVKLPNRPVDDAWQYLVSDLRRCEPRLRDELQVRLVEVGAALRQRSYRAPLDVVFEVSDAFCPWNEGRWRLSADAGGAACERTGAGPDLALSVRELGAAYLGGVPLSGLAAAGRVRELRRGALAQASTAFGSDVAPWLPHGF; this is encoded by the coding sequence ATGACATCTGGTGCGGAGGTATTGCGGGCCGAGGACTGGGACCAGTGGTACGGCTTGCTGGAGCTGGCGTTCGGCGGTGTGCCCGCGGCACCGGAGGAACGGGAGTTGTACCGGCGGCTGACCGAGCCGGAGCGGTCGTTGGCGGTGTGGGACGAGGCGGAGGTCGTGGGGACCGCGGGGGCGTTCACCTTCCGCGTCTCGGTCCCCGGCGGCCGGCCGGCCGCGGCGGCCGGGGTGACGATGGTCGGGGTGGCCCCCACCCACCGGCGCCGCTCCGTCCTCACCACGATGATGCGCCGGCAACTCGACGACGTGCGGGCACGCGGCGAGGCGCTGGCGGTGCTGACCGCCTCCGAACCGGAGATCTACGGGCGGTTCGGCTACGGCCTCGCGTCGTTGAGGCTGAGCGCCGAGATCGACACCGCCCTCGTGCGGCTCACCGTCCCGGCGGGGACGGAGGAGGTGACGCTGCGACGGGCCGAGCCACGGGCGGCGCTCGGAGTCTGCGAGGAGCTGTACGGGCGGCAGGTGGCCGGGCGACCGGGGATGCTCGCGCGGGCGGCGCCGGGGTGGGAGGAGCTGGGGGTGCTCGACCCGCCGAGCGGACGTGAGGGCGCCTCGCCGCTCCAGTGCGTACTGGCCGAGCGGGACGGCGAGGTGGTGGGCTACACCCGCTACCGCACCCGCCCCGCCTGGGCGTCGGGCGTGCCGGACGGGTCGGTGGTGGTCCAGGACCTGGAGGCACCGGACCCGGCGGTCTACGCGGCGCTGCTGCGCTACCTGTGCGGGATCGACCTGATGCGGACGGTGAAGCTGCCGAACCGGCCGGTGGACGACGCCTGGCAGTACCTGGTGAGCGACCTCCGGCGCTGCGAACCCCGGCTGCGGGACGAACTCCAGGTCCGGCTGGTCGAGGTGGGGGCCGCGCTCCGGCAGCGTTCCTACCGGGCGCCGCTGGACGTGGTGTTCGAGGTGAGCGACGCGTTCTGCCCCTGGAACGAGGGGCGTTGGCGACTGTCCGCCGATGCCGGTGGCGCCGCGTGCGAACGCACCGGGGCCGGGCCGGACCTCGCGCTGTCGGTACGGGAGCTGGGCGCCGCCTATCTCGGCGGGGTGCCGCTGAGCGGGCTGGCGGCGGCCGGGCGGGTGCGCGAGCTGCGGCGCGGGGCGCTGGCTCAGGCGTCGACGGCGTTCGGCTCCGACGTGGCGCCCTGGCTGCCGCACGGCTTCTGA
- a CDS encoding PP2C family protein-serine/threonine phosphatase, with protein MRKRWHRARTGLRRSAVDYFRGDGSDWAAFAGLFLTVPAIAAGTILGPQWCDPAALVLPVIAGGLVLRPATLLLLYASATAALVVESLVLGSGPVSAAPAGVTPGTVLTVAAAGLFGLLIAQFRSRVGVPWRRGGTMLFDLRERIRVQSRLPHLPSGWHHEMALRPAGGQSFSGDFVVAARTHGGRTLEVVLTDVSGKGMDAGSRALLLSGAFGGLLGSLPPHAFLPAANGYLLRQDWDEGFATSIHLVLDLESGDYELFSAGHLPAVQLHAGTGQWEEKAAEGPLLGVYDGCQFDPVKGSLAAGDVLMLYTDGLVEAAGRDLSEGIDRLTGEADRYVPGGFEGAAWHLIEAVAKDVNDDRALLLLCRTGG; from the coding sequence ATGCGCAAGCGCTGGCACCGGGCCCGCACCGGGCTGCGCAGGTCCGCCGTCGATTACTTCCGCGGCGACGGCTCCGACTGGGCGGCCTTCGCCGGCCTCTTCCTCACCGTCCCCGCCATCGCCGCCGGAACCATCCTCGGCCCGCAGTGGTGCGACCCCGCCGCGCTGGTCCTCCCGGTCATCGCGGGCGGCCTCGTCCTGCGCCCCGCCACCCTCCTGCTCCTCTACGCCTCGGCCACCGCCGCCCTGGTCGTGGAGTCGCTGGTGCTCGGCAGCGGCCCGGTCTCCGCGGCGCCGGCCGGCGTCACCCCGGGCACCGTGCTGACGGTGGCCGCGGCCGGGCTCTTCGGCCTGCTCATCGCCCAGTTCCGCAGCCGGGTCGGGGTGCCCTGGCGGCGCGGCGGCACCATGCTCTTCGACCTGCGCGAGCGCATCCGCGTCCAGAGCCGCCTGCCGCACCTGCCCTCGGGCTGGCACCACGAGATGGCCCTGCGCCCGGCGGGCGGCCAGTCGTTCTCCGGCGACTTCGTCGTCGCCGCCCGCACGCACGGCGGCCGCACCCTGGAAGTGGTCCTGACCGACGTCTCCGGCAAGGGCATGGACGCCGGTTCGCGCGCCCTGCTCCTCTCCGGCGCCTTCGGCGGCCTCCTCGGCTCCCTGCCGCCGCACGCCTTCCTCCCCGCCGCCAACGGCTACCTCCTGCGGCAGGACTGGGACGAGGGTTTCGCCACCTCGATCCACCTCGTGCTCGACCTGGAGTCGGGAGACTACGAGCTGTTCTCCGCCGGGCACCTCCCGGCCGTCCAACTCCACGCCGGCACCGGCCAGTGGGAGGAGAAGGCCGCCGAAGGGCCCCTCCTCGGCGTCTACGACGGCTGCCAGTTCGACCCGGTCAAGGGCTCCCTGGCCGCCGGGGACGTCCTCATGCTCTACACCGACGGCCTGGTGGAGGCGGCCGGCCGCGACCTCTCCGAGGGCATCGACCGCCTCACCGGCGAGGCCGACCGCTACGTCCCCGGCGGCTTCGAGGGCGCCGCCTGGCACCTCATAGAAGCCGTCGCCAAGGACGTCAACGACGACCGGGCCCTGCTCCTGCTCTGCCGCACCGGCGGCTGA